Sequence from the Coxiella endosymbiont of Amblyomma sculptum genome:
TAATCGAGAGATTAAATTCAAGTGTTTGCTCGAATACGCTAGAAAGCTAGGTGCAGATTATCTCGCTACAGGTCACTATGCGCGCTTAAAAGAAGAAAATGGTTTTTTTAAATTGTTAAAAGCCTACGATGAAAATAAAGATCAAACTTATTTTTTATATCTTCTGAATCAGTACCAACTGGCTCATGTTTTGTTTCCGTTAGGAAATTACCAAAAATCCGATGTTCGTACAATAGCAAAAAAATTCGGTATGATTACTCACGCAAAAAAAGACAGCACCGGAATTTGTCTTGTTGGTAAGAAAAAATTTAAAGAATTTCTCAGTGAATTTTTTCTAGTACGTCCTGGAAATATAGAAACACCAGAAGGTACAATTATAGGTAAGCACTACGGTATTACGTTTTACACCCGCGGACAACGTAAAGGACTTTGCGTTGGAGGACGCTCTGGTAGCGAAAAAAAGCCTTGGTATGTTATTGACAAAGACACCAGAAGAAACGTATTGGTTGTCGGTCAAGGACGCGATCATCCTCTTCTGTATACTACAGAACTTACTTGTTCCGATGTACATTGGATTCAGGGTACTCCACCTGCATTACCCTTTCTTTGCAAGGCCAAAATAAGATATCGTCAGACGGACCAATCGTGTATTGTTTCGCTGCTTACCGACAATCTCTATCGAGCAAGATTTAAAAATCCACAGCGAGCGATAACTCCCGGTCAATCTGTAGTCTTTTACTCAGAAGACCAATGCTTAGGAGGGGGGACTATCGTCGAGTAATGAATAACCAAAATTTGAAACCAATACACCGCGCAACGCCTTTCTAAAGAATGAACCGGTCATTGTATGTGCTAGAAACATTCTTTTTTCTTTTCAAAAATCCTTGTTTTTCAGATTTAAGTTAATCTCAAAAGAAGTGTTTTTTAAAGAACATGAAAATAAGAAATTAATGAGGGAGCTTACAAATTTTGTAACGCCCGGAGGGATTCGAACCCTCGACTTCCTGGTTCGAAGCCAGGTACTCTATCCAAACTGAGCTACGGGCGCTTAAAGGGAAAATATCCTATCACACCTTTTGGTGGGAGCGTAAGAACTAAATGCATTTGTTTATTGTCTGTTTTTCTAATTTCTACAAATCATCTTGCAAATCATCTTTTTCGTTAATAAAATTGGAGCTGTTCGTTTTCTGTTTAAACGCTAATTGATTCGCTGCTCTGCTTATTTCTGACTTAGTAAGGTAGTCCTTTGTTATGACGTCCTTTTCTGTCCGTAAAACTGTATGGTCTTTAACACCTATGGTAATAGCGTTAGCTCTGGCGATGGATATCTATATACCAGCTGTTCCTAGTATGTCGTTGTTATTTCACGTTTCTCCTGGAGAAATGCAGCTTACTTTGAGTCTTTTTATGCTTGCTTGCAGTGTCACCCAGCTTATTATTGGTCCTTTATCTGATCAATATGGACGTCGACCAATCGGTATTGTTTCCATCGCAATTTTTGCGCTGGGCTCATTTCTTTGTGCAAATTCTACATCAACAATACAACTGATTTTGTATCGTGTTGTGCAAGCTGTTGGATCGGTGGGAATGCTTGTTGTAAGTTTTGCTACTATTCGTGATCTTTATCACGGAGAAAAAAGCGGAAAGACTTATAGTTATTTGAACGGTATTATTGCACTTTCTCCCATGTTTGCTCCGTCTCTAGGAAGTTATTTAGACATCCATTTTGGATGGCAAGCTACGTTTCTTTTTTTATTAATTACTTCCTTATGGGCTGTTTTAAGTGTTTTACTGGCTGTACCAGAATCGTTGCCTAAAAACAAACGCGTTCCATTAAATGTCCATACGTTCTGTGAATACAAAAGCATTTTTATTAATCAAATTTTTTTTACTTATACATTAGCTACCGCAATAGGTTTAAGTTACCTTTTTGTCTTTTGTTCGATTTCTCCTTATATCATTATTCGATTGCTTAATATCTCTGAATCGTATTACGGATATTATTTTGCTTTTATGGGAGTCTCTTTTTTTATAGGAAGTTTGTTTTCAAGCTATTTTATCGGAAAAATAGGTATATACGGAACTGTTGTTCTGGGATTTTGGATCTCGTTAATTGGAGGAATTATGATGATAATTTGGTATTTAAGCACAGGGCTGACTATTAATAGTTTTATTTATCCGATGCTTTTAGTCGGTGTCGGAGGAACTTTTAGCTTAGGAGCTGGTGTTGGCGGCGCTATGGAACCTTTTGAAAGTACGGCCGGTGCGGCAACTGCTTTAGGAGGGTCCTTTCGATGTTTATTTTCGGCTATCATCGGTACGATGATAGTTGCAAAAAACATTTCTTCCGTTTTGCCTTTGGCATTATCTGCTATTTTTTTCAGTACGATCGGATTGATCTTATTTTTAATCCGAAAAGAAACCCTTTCCCTTCCATAGGGTTAAGTATTTTTTCCAATATACAATACCGGCACAATCGGGAGCGAGGAACCTACCTCGCTTCCTTTCTTTTCGGACTCTTTTCGACTAAAAACTCATTAGGTCAATATCGAACCCTTCGACTGCCTATACCACCACTTTCTCGTCGGCGATTACTACTGTTGCCACTGTTGTTGTCACGCGCAATGTTAACACGAATTTTTCGGCCTTGTAGTTCAATACCATTAGCAACCAATGCAGCTTGCGCTCCACTTTGGTTTGTATAAGTAATAAACGCAAATCCTTTAGAACGTCCTGTTTCGCGGTCTGTAATCAATCTGGTTTCTTCGATGTCTCCATATTGTCCAAAAAAAGATTGGAGATCATCAGTTGTCACATCGTATGACAAGCTTCCTACATAAACTTTACTCTGGTTCATCGTTATTTTCCTTTAGTTATTAAGAAACGAAACGCTTTTGCAAGAATGTTAGGAACGTCACACGGAGAGAAGCCCAAACGAATCTAGCTCGGCCCTGCCAAGTTGGCATTATACGATATAATTCTAAAAAAGGACATAAATATCACATGCAATAAGTGTTGCGCCTGTGTAGATAATTTTTGTTCATTTCAATCCGTATATACTCCGGATTTTCGCTGCAATTAGATAAAGCGAAAACAGCGCGCCCGGAGGGATTCGAACCCTCGACTTCCTGGTTCGTAGCCAGGTACTCTATCCAAACTGAGCTACGGGCGCGAGATCTAGTAAGGTAAACTACAGCCGTGATGTAAACTGAGTACTCTGATTACAACCAGACCATTTATTAATGCTTTACATGAAGCGAATCAGTACCAATTTACAAAATTTTTAGTACGAATAGAGGCGCATTGAAAATCGAATTATCCGGTTTTTAATACACCATTCGATAGTGCAAACTCCATAAAATCCATAAAGAACCTACAATCAATACGACCGATACCACTATAGTAAATATGAAAGATATCAAATTCATCTTATTTTGTTCGTCTTTTATACTCATTTGTAGAAAGAATACAACTTGGACTGCGAATTGGACAAGAGCGGATGCGAAGATAATACTCAACGCTACCTCTTTAGAAAACAATCCATACATCACTGTTGTAAATGAAATTAAGGTGAAAAAGATACAGAAAACCATACCTAGAACATAAACATTTAATTTTTTTCCATTATTTTTATTGACGAATCTTTTTTTGAGAGATATTTCGTTCACATAATCACCTCCATTAAATAGACGGTTGTGAAGAGAAAAATCCAAACAATATCTAGGAAATTCCAAAATAAACCAAGATAAACTATTCGTCTTTTCGTATCTTGATTAATCTTAAGAATTGGCAATTGAATGATCATGATTAGTATCCATAATAAACCGACAATTACGTGGACGCCATGGGTTCCTACAAGAGTAAAAAAGGCAGAAGCAGAACCACTTACATTCCAGAAATAACCTTTAGAATGAAGATAGATAAATTCTCTCAATTCCATAAAAACAAATCCAATACCCAATATAAAGGTAATTGCTAGCCAAAATATAGCTGTAGTCATTCTGTTTGTACCAATTTCAAGTGTAGCCAGGAAATAGGTAAAATTACTCAACAATAAAAAGAAAGTCTCAATTAAAATGCAAGATAAATTAATTAACGGACTCAATGCAGGTCCTATTGTTCTTGGATAATGTAATACTAAAAAAACAGAAAACAACGATGCGAATAAGATACAATCGGTCATAATGTAGAGCCAGAAACCGAAAATATCGATTTCATCCGAATTTTGGTGATGATCGTACACAGTCAACACAATGTCTCTCTGTAGTGACGCAATTCGATTTTTTTCACTATTTCAGATTCAACATGGTAGTAAATATTTTTACTAAAAGTTCGAAAAACTATTGTTGCAACTACACCAATCAGTCCGGTTGTGGCAGGGATCCACATGTGCCAAACAATAGAAAATCCGAAAATTCCGGAAAATATAGCAATGAAAAAGCCAACAGGAGTATTTTTTGGCATACAAATGTCTGTATATCGAATATCTTCAGGATTAATTCGCCAGGAACGATTTTCTTTTTTCGCTCTTTGTTTACTGATCCAAAATTGTTCTCTTTCTTCTACTTGTGGAATAAAAGCAAAATTGTAGAAAGGCGCAGGTGAAGCTATTGACCATTCTAAAGTTCGACCATTCCAAGGATCTCCAGTATTATCACGTAATTGATGACGATTTTTTATACTGACAACAATCTGAGTGATTTGTAGAAAGATGCCAACCATAATCAGAGCGGCTCCAACGGCTGCAACGATAAAATAAGGTTGTAGAGTGGTATCTGTATAATGATAGGTTCTTCGCATTACCCCCATTAAACCCAAGAGATACAGGGGCATAAATGCAATGTAAAAACCCAATACCCAAAAAATAAAAGACCATCTACCTAATCGTTCGTCGAGACGAAAACCAAAAGCTTTTGGAAACCAGTAAATAAATCCCGAGAAAAATCCAAAAAGCACACCTCCAATAATCACAGTGTGAAAATGCGCCACCAAAAATAGACTGTTGTGTACCTGAAAATCTATAGGAGGCACAGCCATTAGTACACCCGCAACTCCTCCTATAGAAAAAGTGAAGAAGAAGGCAAATACCCACAATATAGGAGTGCACATGACGATTTTTCCTCTATACATAGTAAACAACCAATTAAAAATTTTTACCCCAGTGGGTACAGCGATGATCATGGTTGCAATGCCAAAAACAGCGTTTACATCTCCCCCACTGCCCATAGTAAAGAAATGATGTGCCCAAACAACAAACGATAGAAAGGTGATTATAAGAGTAGCGTATACCATTGTCGCGTAACCAAACAACCTTTTCTGACTGAACGTAGACACAACTTCTGAAAACACACCAAAAGCGGGTAAAACTAAAATATAAACCTCTGGATGCCCCCAAGCCCAAATTAAATTGATATACAACATCGCATTACCACCAGAATATTGACTAAAAAAATGCATCCCTAGCAATCGATCTAGTGTCAATAGAGCCAGGCTGGCTGTTAAGATAGGAAAAGCAAGCGCAACTAAAATCATTGAGCTGAATGTTGTCCAGACAAAAATGGGCATTTTCATAAAATCCATACCCGGAGCACGCATCTTAAGTACAGTGGCAATGAAATTGATACCTCCTAAAAGACTTCCTATTCCAGAGATTTGTAAAGACCAGATAAAATAATCCACTCCCACTGTAGGACTATAATACAATTCAGAAAGAGGAGGATAGGCTAACCAACCTGTTGCGGCAAAATCACCTACAACAAGAGAGACATTACACAACATCGCTCCAACAAAAGTCATCCAAAAACTGAAAGAATTGAGATAGGGAAAGGCGACATCTCTAGCACCGATTTGTAAAGGCAAGACAATATTGGCCAAACTAAATACCAATGGCATAGCTACAAAGAAAATCATAATGACCCCATGGGCTGTAAAAATTTGGCCGTAGTGGTCAGGAGAAAGGAAACCCATGTTTTTCCCTGCTGCAATAGCTTGTTGTGAGCGCATTAACACAACATCTGAGAAACCCCGCAGTAGCATAACCCCTGCTAAAAGCGCATACATAATGCCAATTTTTTTATGATCTACAGAAATTATCCATTCGTTCCAGATATAAGACCACTTTTTAGTGACGGTAATCAGCACTACAGTTCCGAAAAACACTGTAATCATAAAAATGATAGCCCCCGCTATTATAGGGGTATGAATCGGGATGGAACTAAGTGTTAATTTACCTAAAAAAAGTTCTCTCAACGTCACCGAATTTGCACTCCAATTAAACTATACGCTATCTGTAAGTTGAATTTCCTTTTGTTTGCAAATACTTTGTAAGTACCTGTGAAAACAAATTTGGCACTACTGAAGAATAACAATGTACAGATACTTTGATAGAGGGACGAATCAGATTCTGGTATACAGGGAATGTCAATTTCTCTCTGGATCGTCTAACTTTATCACACCAACTCTGAAACTCATTTGAGTTTACCACTCGCACGGCAAAATGCATATCCGAAAATCCATTCCCGTTGTATTGGCTGTCGAATCCTTCATAAGTACCTGACTTTGTAGCAACCAAATGCAATTTTGTTTGCATACCAGCCATGGTGTATATTTGACTTCCTAGCTGAGGGATAAAGAAAGCACTCATCGGAACATTGTCACTGGTAAGTGTAAGTTTTACTGGTTGTCCTTCAGCAATTTCTAAGTAATTAAGCGTAGCGATCTTTTGTTTTGGATAAATAAAAAGCCATTTCCAAGGCAGAGCTATTGCTTGTACTATCATTGATTTTCCTGTCCCTGTTCCTGCTAAGGGGCGATAAGGATCCAGTTTATGACTCGTAGTCCACACCATTATTCCTAGAACAGAAATAATAGCCATTGGTACACTCCATACAACCCCCTCCAGAAGGGGGCTATAGTTCCAATTTGGTTGGTAATTCAGATCTTTACAATTTCCTTGTTCACTACCACTAGTCCTTTTATAATGTTTTTCCGTTTCGGTACGACAATAGCGAACAATAAAGGCAAAACTCATGACAAAAACCGGTACTACTACAATTGACATCAAGACAAGAGCATTAAGAAATAGTTTTTTTTCTTCGTAAGTAATAATCCCTTTGGGATTAAAAATCCCTGTTTTCGTTGTACAACATCCCGTTAAGATAGCAGTACTGGAGATAAGAACAGCACCAAAAAGGAATTTTTTTAAATGGCGACAAAACTTTTCACTTTTCCCAATCATGACAACTTCCAACTTTATAATACTGTTGTTATAAGAAAATAGAGAAATTCCCAAATCCGTTATTTCTTAATACTTTTTTTAAAAAGTACCAAATTTCGATTTTCCTGGCAAATTTCGATTATTGTCATAAGACTTAGTTTTAACTATCAGATACTGTAATTCTTTCGTATTGATTTCTTATTCATTATAGTGGAAATTATTCCTTCATTGGATTGCTAAATACTTTCGGAAAATGATGCACATTTTCCTTTTTTACGAGACCTTTAATCTTAGCGGATCCCTTCTTTTCCATTTCGTCAATTCGTAAAATCATGTGCATCGGAATGTAAGTTCTCTTTACTCCTTGAAATTCAATCTTCAATTTCTCTTCGGAAGAATTAACAATTACCGAGATATCATCGTTGAAAATTAACTTCTCCATTTCAATAAATCCTGTTAGGCTTTCTTCCGAAATATATTTGGCGTACATCTCGTAAACTTTTTCGTCTTGACTAAAAATAACTCTGTAAATTCTTTGTTTTTCTTCCATTGTTACCTCAAAATAGTTTCTCTTTATATTTTATATTTGAACAAAGAGTTTTTCTGGAATAGCAAAGATTCTTGCCCACAAAATAATTGCCGCTTGCCTAGACTAGGGAGAACAATCTCCAAAGTTGTCAAGGTGGTATTATAATAACGAAAGACAAATTTAAAAAATTTTCGTGAGCGATCTTAGATTTTCCAGTAGGTTGTGTATGTAGTTCGTGGTACCTTAATACGGAGAGTAGAATCCGAAAGACTAGTGAAAAGAGAATTCGAATCTCGATTCTTTTTATCGAATAAAATTTGTTAAGTTGTAGCTTCTTAGATAATGAATGGTATGTGCAGCCAGTTGTTCTGTTTGCTCTATATTGCTATCAAACCGTTTTGCCCGGGACCATCGTTTGAGCCAAGTTATCTGTTTTTTAGCCAAGTGACGAGTAGCGAAAATCGCTCTATATCGCATTGTTGCATAATTGCAACGTCCTATTAAGTAAGGCCATACTTGTCGATAACCCACCGTACGAAACGCCGGTAAATTGAGATTTACAAAATTTGAATTTTTCTGATACAGTTTCTTGACTTCGTCTAAAAATCCATTTTGTAGCATTTGGTCAAAACGTTTTTCGATATTTCGATATAAATCTTCACGATTGGCAGGACTTATAATGATGTTAATGAATTCGTAAGAACTATTTAAACGGTTTAAGTTTTGACAGTTTGACAAAGGTTGTCCTGTTGCTTCAAACACTTCTAGCGCTCTTTGAATACGTTGGGTATCGTTCTGGTTAATTTTTACCGCAGAGCGCGGGTCTACGACTTTCAATTTCTTGTGCAATGCTGTCCATCCTATTTCTTTTGCTTCTCGAAGAATTTTTTTTCTGATTTCGTAGTGAGCGATGGGCAAACCAGAAAATCTGTGTTGTAAGGCGTAAAAGTACAACATAGTTCCTCCCACCAATAGAGGAATTCGGTCTTTTGTGTGGATCAATGCAATCTTCTTTAGAGCATCTTTGTAAAATTGACCAACAGAATAAGGCATTTCGGGAGTACAAATATCGATTAAATGATGCGGTATAGTCTGCAATTCCCAAATAGCGGGTTTTGAAGTTCCAATATCAAAACCACGATATACCATTGCCGAATCCACACTAACGATTTCAAAAGGATACGACTGCGCTAATAAAATAGACAACCGAGTCTTACCGCTAGCTGTTGGACCCATTAAACAAACGACATATTTCTGCATTGATCTTCTGGACTCCCTAAACTTATATCTCGAACTATAACGATTGATTTTTAAAAAAATCAAGTATTGGTTGGAGACCAAGATGGTGTAACGGGTCTTCTCCGTATTGCACAATTCCTATACACGGCTCTTCTATCCACTTTTTTAAAGTGTTGATATTTTCGTCAATTTCTCTTGTTTTCGGTTCTATGCAGTTTGCTATCCATCCTAAAAGAGGAATTTTTTTCTGATTTATTGCATATCTTGTTAGAATGGTGTGATTTAGACAACCTAATTTAATCCCCACTACTAAAACGACCGGAATATTTAGTGATTCCACAAGATCGGCGATCGTTTCAATTTCATTTAAAGGAACAAACCAACCGCCTATTCCTTCGATTATAAAAACGTCACTAGCGATTTTAAGAGATTTATTTATTTTTTCCATCAGTACGGTAACTGATAAAAGCAAATGTTCTGATTGAGCGGCAATATTTGGTGCAATTGGGTTTTTTAAGGCGATGTGGTTTACGAATTCGTATCGTTTTTTAATTGAAGAGACTTTTTGCAGAGCGAGAGCGTCTTCGTTACGAAATGTTTTGTGAATCTGAAGACATCCTGAAGCAACAGGTTTCATTCCGAAAGTAGAAAATCCCATACCGTTAAATTTTCGTAAAAACGCAGTGCTTATATAAGTTTTCCCAACACCAGTATCTGTTCCGGTTATAAAAATTTTTATAGTCATATCGCGTTGTCTTTTCCCTAAATCTTTTTGCAAACGAAAAACCCAATGTGATAAGTTAATGCAATTGATTTCTTATCCGCACATGACGATTGCAGTATTGGCTTTTTCGATAAACCAAATTTTCTTCTCTGAATTAGACAATTTGCTCCAATGTATTTTATGGAACGCAGGGCTTCCTGTATGGTATCGAAAGTATCGGAAAAACTCCTCTCTTGACAAGAGAGTATTGAGAATCCGCTCGTTGTCAATAAGTTGACGATAGTATCGGTCTGATAAAAGCGGTTTCGAGATTTTTCACCTAGTTCATTAAATGTTCCTTCCAAAGGAATCGAAAAAGCCATTATGCCTGAACGAATCAATTGATGGAAAAAAATCGCGAAAGTATTTTTTAAATTTAAAGACCACTGTAGCCCCATATTGCAAAAAATAAAGTGAATTGAATTTTCAGAAAATAAAAAATCATCAAAATCAGCTAGAATAAACATAACATTGGAGTTTTTTACTTTTTTTCTAGCTTCGTCTAAAAGACTGTCACAAAAGTCAATTGCGTACAGATTCTTATAAGAAAATGTTGAATTGATTTCTCGAGTACTAATTCCTGTTCCGCAAGCAAAATCGACAATAGTCTCATGATCAAATGCTGATTCCTTTTCTAGCGTTTTCAACCGACTTAACAATTCTTTACAAATTCTTATTGGCATATGGCCATAATTATCGTAAGTCTTAGATGCTTTATTAAAACAACGTTGTATACGAATTTTCTTATTAAGCATAACTAATAAACTCTACTAATCGGTTGTAGTAGCTTTTTTCGTGGGTTAAAAAAGATAGATGTCCAGATTTTGGAACGATGTGTACTACAACTCGGGGATTCAAATCGCGAATTTTTTTGAGGTTCAATCCTACAATAGGATCCTGGTTTCCAAAAACATGAAAGACAGGAATCTGAATCTTACTATAGGCTTCTCTAATATCGGATCTGAACAAAATTTTTAGATATCTAAATAGCAAATCTCGATGTTCTAAAAAATTTAAAGAATTGTCAATTAACAAACGTTTGTAATAAATTTTCTTATTAGGATAGTTAACCAGAGCGAGAAAATAGTTGAACAAACTGACGAAATCATTCTCAGCTAAATCAACGAATTTCCTAATTTCTGTCGAAGAAATTCCCTTCCATCCTTGTTTTTGAGTAAAACAAGGGGAACTGGACAGCAAAACCAATTTTTTCACTTTCTTTGGAAAGTAGGCAGCTAATAAG
This genomic interval carries:
- a CDS encoding methyltransferase domain-containing protein; amino-acid sequence: MLNKKIRIQRCFNKASKTYDNYGHMPIRICKELLSRLKTLEKESAFDHETIVDFACGTGISTREINSTFSYKNLYAIDFCDSLLDEARKKVKNSNVMFILADFDDFLFSENSIHFIFCNMGLQWSLNLKNTFAIFFHQLIRSGIMAFSIPLEGTFNELGEKSRNRFYQTDTIVNLLTTSGFSILSCQERSFSDTFDTIQEALRSIKYIGANCLIQRRKFGLSKKPILQSSCADKKSIALTYHIGFFVCKKI
- a CDS encoding RNA recognition motif domain-containing protein encodes the protein MNQSKVYVGSLSYDVTTDDLQSFFGQYGDIEETRLITDRETGRSKGFAFITYTNQSGAQAALVANGIELQGRKIRVNIARDNNSGNSSNRRRESGGIGSRRVRY
- the bioD gene encoding dethiobiotin synthase: MQKDLGKRQRDMTIKIFITGTDTGVGKTYISTAFLRKFNGMGFSTFGMKPVASGCLQIHKTFRNEDALALQKVSSIKKRYEFVNHIALKNPIAPNIAAQSEHLLLSVTVLMEKINKSLKIASDVFIIEGIGGWFVPLNEIETIADLVESLNIPVVLVVGIKLGCLNHTILTRYAINQKKIPLLGWIANCIEPKTREIDENINTLKKWIEEPCIGIVQYGEDPLHHLGLQPILDFFKNQSL
- a CDS encoding cytochrome c oxidase subunit 3, whose product is MLTVYDHHQNSDEIDIFGFWLYIMTDCILFASLFSVFLVLHYPRTIGPALSPLINLSCILIETFFLLLSNFTYFLATLEIGTNRMTTAIFWLAITFILGIGFVFMELREFIYLHSKGYFWNVSGSASAFFTLVGTHGVHVIVGLLWILIMIIQLPILKINQDTKRRIVYLGLFWNFLDIVWIFLFTTVYLMEVIM
- a CDS encoding alpha/beta fold hydrolase, which translates into the protein MAFISGWGFKSSLLKGSILYLREFLLIDLPDIKKLTLDKATRNVSHLIPNNTTVIGWSLGGVIGILLAAYFPKKVKKLVLLSSSPCFTQKQGWKGISSTEIRKFVDLAENDFVSLFNYFLALVNYPNKKIYYKRLLIDNSLNFLEHRDLLFRYLKILFRSDIREAYSKIQIPVFHVFGNQDPIVGLNLKKIRDLNPRVVVHIVPKSGHLSFLTHEKSYYNRLVEFISYA
- a CDS encoding multidrug effflux MFS transporter gives rise to the protein MTSFSVRKTVWSLTPMVIALALAMDIYIPAVPSMSLLFHVSPGEMQLTLSLFMLACSVTQLIIGPLSDQYGRRPIGIVSIAIFALGSFLCANSTSTIQLILYRVVQAVGSVGMLVVSFATIRDLYHGEKSGKTYSYLNGIIALSPMFAPSLGSYLDIHFGWQATFLFLLITSLWAVLSVLLAVPESLPKNKRVPLNVHTFCEYKSIFINQIFFTYTLATAIGLSYLFVFCSISPYIIIRLLNISESYYGYYFAFMGVSFFIGSLFSSYFIGKIGIYGTVVLGFWISLIGGIMMIIWYLSTGLTINSFIYPMLLVGVGGTFSLGAGVGGAMEPFESTAGAATALGGSFRCLFSAIIGTMIVAKNISSVLPLALSAIFFSTIGLILFLIRKETLSLP
- the miaA gene encoding tRNA (adenosine(37)-N6)-dimethylallyltransferase MiaA; this translates as MQKYVVCLMGPTASGKTRLSILLAQSYPFEIVSVDSAMVYRGFDIGTSKPAIWELQTIPHHLIDICTPEMPYSVGQFYKDALKKIALIHTKDRIPLLVGGTMLYFYALQHRFSGLPIAHYEIRKKILREAKEIGWTALHKKLKVVDPRSAVKINQNDTQRIQRALEVFEATGQPLSNCQNLNRLNSSYEFINIIISPANREDLYRNIEKRFDQMLQNGFLDEVKKLYQKNSNFVNLNLPAFRTVGYRQVWPYLIGRCNYATMRYRAIFATRHLAKKQITWLKRWSRAKRFDSNIEQTEQLAAHTIHYLRSYNLTNFIR
- the cyoB gene encoding cytochrome o ubiquinol oxidase subunit I; amino-acid sequence: MRELFLGKLTLSSIPIHTPIIAGAIIFMITVFFGTVVLITVTKKWSYIWNEWIISVDHKKIGIMYALLAGVMLLRGFSDVVLMRSQQAIAAGKNMGFLSPDHYGQIFTAHGVIMIFFVAMPLVFSLANIVLPLQIGARDVAFPYLNSFSFWMTFVGAMLCNVSLVVGDFAATGWLAYPPLSELYYSPTVGVDYFIWSLQISGIGSLLGGINFIATVLKMRAPGMDFMKMPIFVWTTFSSMILVALAFPILTASLALLTLDRLLGMHFFSQYSGGNAMLYINLIWAWGHPEVYILVLPAFGVFSEVVSTFSQKRLFGYATMVYATLIITFLSFVVWAHHFFTMGSGGDVNAVFGIATMIIAVPTGVKIFNWLFTMYRGKIVMCTPILWVFAFFFTFSIGGVAGVLMAVPPIDFQVHNSLFLVAHFHTVIIGGVLFGFFSGFIYWFPKAFGFRLDERLGRWSFIFWVLGFYIAFMPLYLLGLMGVMRRTYHYTDTTLQPYFIVAAVGAALIMVGIFLQITQIVVSIKNRHQLRDNTGDPWNGRTLEWSIASPAPFYNFAFIPQVEEREQFWISKQRAKKENRSWRINPEDIRYTDICMPKNTPVGFFIAIFSGIFGFSIVWHMWIPATTGLIGVVATIVFRTFSKNIYYHVESEIVKKIELRHYRETLC
- a CDS encoding COX aromatic rich motif-containing protein, which gives rise to MIGKSEKFCRHLKKFLFGAVLISSTAILTGCCTTKTGIFNPKGIITYEEKKLFLNALVLMSIVVVPVFVMSFAFIVRYCRTETEKHYKRTSGSEQGNCKDLNYQPNWNYSPLLEGVVWSVPMAIISVLGIMVWTTSHKLDPYRPLAGTGTGKSMIVQAIALPWKWLFIYPKQKIATLNYLEIAEGQPVKLTLTSDNVPMSAFFIPQLGSQIYTMAGMQTKLHLVATKSGTYEGFDSQYNGNGFSDMHFAVRVVNSNEFQSWCDKVRRSREKLTFPVYQNLIRPSIKVSVHCYSSVVPNLFSQVLTKYLQTKGNSTYR
- a CDS encoding DUF1820 family protein → MEEKQRIYRVIFSQDEKVYEMYAKYISEESLTGFIEMEKLIFNDDISVIVNSSEEKLKIEFQGVKRTYIPMHMILRIDEMEKKGSAKIKGLVKKENVHHFPKVFSNPMKE
- the cyoD gene encoding cytochrome o ubiquinol oxidase subunit IV, translated to MNEISLKKRFVNKNNGKKLNVYVLGMVFCIFFTLISFTTVMYGLFSKEVALSIIFASALVQFAVQVVFFLQMSIKDEQNKMNLISFIFTIVVSVVLIVGSLWILWSLHYRMVY
- the mnmA gene encoding tRNA 2-thiouridine(34) synthase MnmA; its protein translation is MLNFKKNQTVAVGLSGGVDSSVAAFFLKKSGYKIFGLFVQNWETDAEDSFCTNIKDLNDAKSVADYIGIRFYTVNFSREYWGNVFQFCLDEFSKGRTPNPDVLCNREIKFKCLLEYARKLGADYLATGHYARLKEENGFFKLLKAYDENKDQTYFLYLLNQYQLAHVLFPLGNYQKSDVRTIAKKFGMITHAKKDSTGICLVGKKKFKEFLSEFFLVRPGNIETPEGTIIGKHYGITFYTRGQRKGLCVGGRSGSEKKPWYVIDKDTRRNVLVVGQGRDHPLLYTTELTCSDVHWIQGTPPALPFLCKAKIRYRQTDQSCIVSLLTDNLYRARFKNPQRAITPGQSVVFYSEDQCLGGGTIVE